In a genomic window of Halalkalicoccus sp. CG83:
- a CDS encoding glycosyltransferase family 4 protein has translation MNVSHYLEFEDVVTGGIRESVRNQRKMLAELDIEYAQTPRLDADVLHLNLMGPRSIYYAKRARRRGIPVVIHTHVTAEDFGDSFRFTNVLSKPLRPYLEAAYELGDVLVCPSEYNRRLIETYVETETTVITNGVDREKLEGFETLRSEYLRRYDLTPPVVFLVGHVIKRKGLRTFVETARRMPGLDFAWFGPLDRSLKGRSTRRLIERSPENCTFTGYVDDIRGAYAAGDVFFFPTHEENEGIALLEAMSAGKPVLVRDIETFSWLEDGHDCLKSDGPFEEDLERLNDPKLRERLGENAIRTSEAFTLPNTARRLRTLYEEVA, from the coding sequence ATGAACGTTAGCCACTATCTCGAGTTCGAGGACGTGGTGACCGGTGGGATACGCGAGTCGGTCAGGAACCAGCGGAAGATGCTGGCCGAACTGGACATCGAGTACGCACAGACGCCGCGACTCGACGCCGACGTCCTCCATCTCAACCTCATGGGGCCGCGATCGATCTACTACGCGAAGCGGGCGCGAAGACGCGGAATCCCGGTCGTGATCCACACCCACGTCACCGCGGAGGACTTCGGGGACAGCTTCCGGTTCACTAACGTCCTCTCGAAGCCGCTTCGACCGTATCTCGAGGCAGCATACGAACTCGGCGACGTACTCGTCTGTCCCTCGGAGTACAACCGGCGGTTGATCGAGACGTACGTCGAGACCGAGACGACCGTCATCACGAACGGCGTCGACCGGGAGAAGCTCGAGGGGTTCGAGACGCTGCGATCCGAGTACCTCCGTCGATACGACCTGACGCCACCGGTCGTCTTCCTCGTCGGCCACGTCATCAAGCGCAAGGGGCTCCGAACGTTCGTCGAGACGGCCCGCCGGATGCCCGGGCTCGATTTCGCCTGGTTCGGGCCGCTCGACCGCTCGCTCAAGGGCCGATCGACGAGGAGACTGATCGAGCGGTCGCCCGAGAACTGCACGTTCACCGGCTACGTCGACGACATCCGAGGCGCGTACGCGGCGGGAGACGTCTTCTTCTTCCCGACCCACGAGGAGAACGAGGGGATCGCGCTCCTGGAGGCGATGAGCGCCGGCAAGCCGGTTCTCGTGCGCGACATCGAGACGTTCTCGTGGCTCGAGGACGGACACGACTGTCTGAAGTCCGACGGACCGTTCGAGGAGGACCTCGAGCGACTGAACGACCCGAAGCTCCGCGAACGGCTCGGGGAGAACGCGATCCGGACCAGCGAGGCGTTCACCCTTCCGAACACGGCCCGGCGGCTGCGGACGCTGTACGAGGAGGTGGCCTGA
- a CDS encoding sulfatase, producing MGNERPSNVLFVVLDTVRKDRLTPYGYDRPTTPALATFAEEATTFESAVAPAPWTLPVHASMFTGLYPSQHGADQGSPYLEGATTLASTLSAAGYDTACYSSNAWITPYTNLTDGFDDHDSFFEVMPRDLLSGPLARAWQLVNDDDRLRELASRIVRIGARAHERLASGDGADSKTPAVVDRTREFIEGSDGDRGWFAFVNLMDAHLPYHPPSEQRERFAPDADPASVCQNSKEYNSGTRDIGPEEWRAIRGLYDAEIAHIDAELGRLFEWLRETGRWEETTVVVCADHGELHGEHDLYGHEFALYDELINVPLLVKHPSLEADRRTDLVELLDLYHTTLDALDVPDHGRGTDDAVDYDPTRSLLSDEYREFEAAAEPDPGQRAVLESEPDTDYAFVEYAQPVIELHHLEEKAAEAGIDLPEDHRAYSRMRAARGLDAKYVRADRIPDEGFRLDADPDERSPIESDDAVDAAERALALFERETGGAWTDPDGDGVDGAALDGADEETRERLRELGYLE from the coding sequence ATGGGCAACGAACGTCCGTCGAACGTCCTCTTCGTCGTCCTGGACACGGTCAGAAAGGACCGGCTCACCCCGTACGGCTACGATCGCCCGACGACGCCGGCACTGGCGACGTTCGCCGAGGAGGCCACGACGTTCGAGTCGGCCGTCGCGCCGGCGCCGTGGACCCTCCCGGTTCACGCGTCGATGTTCACCGGCCTCTATCCGAGCCAGCACGGCGCCGACCAGGGCAGTCCGTATCTGGAGGGCGCGACCACCCTCGCGTCGACCCTGTCGGCGGCCGGCTACGACACGGCGTGTTACTCGTCGAACGCCTGGATCACCCCCTATACCAACCTCACCGACGGCTTCGACGACCACGACTCCTTCTTCGAGGTCATGCCTCGGGACCTCCTCTCGGGGCCGCTGGCTCGGGCCTGGCAACTGGTCAACGACGACGACCGTCTCCGAGAGCTCGCCTCCCGGATCGTTCGGATCGGCGCAAGGGCACACGAACGCCTTGCGAGCGGCGACGGCGCGGACTCGAAGACGCCGGCGGTCGTCGACCGAACGAGGGAGTTCATCGAGGGAAGCGACGGCGACCGGGGCTGGTTCGCGTTCGTCAACCTGATGGATGCCCACCTCCCCTATCATCCGCCGAGCGAACAGCGAGAGCGGTTCGCCCCCGACGCCGACCCTGCGTCGGTCTGTCAGAACTCGAAGGAGTACAACTCGGGTACTCGCGACATCGGGCCCGAGGAGTGGCGAGCGATCCGCGGGCTCTACGACGCGGAGATCGCCCATATCGACGCCGAACTCGGCCGCCTGTTCGAGTGGCTGCGCGAGACCGGCCGGTGGGAGGAGACGACCGTCGTCGTCTGTGCCGACCACGGCGAACTACACGGCGAGCACGACCTCTACGGCCACGAGTTCGCCCTGTACGACGAACTGATCAACGTGCCGCTGCTGGTGAAACACCCCTCGCTCGAGGCGGATCGACGTACCGACCTCGTCGAACTGCTCGATCTCTATCACACGACGCTCGACGCCCTCGACGTTCCCGATCACGGTAGGGGAACGGACGACGCGGTCGACTACGATCCCACCCGGTCGCTTCTCTCGGACGAGTATCGGGAGTTCGAGGCCGCCGCCGAGCCCGACCCCGGACAGCGTGCCGTCCTCGAATCCGAACCCGATACGGACTACGCGTTCGTCGAGTACGCCCAGCCGGTCATCGAGCTCCACCACCTCGAGGAGAAGGCGGCCGAGGCGGGGATCGACCTCCCGGAGGACCACCGAGCCTACTCCCGGATGCGTGCCGCCCGCGGACTCGACGCGAAGTACGTCCGAGCGGATCGGATCCCCGACGAGGGGTTCAGGCTCGACGCCGACCCGGACGAACGGTCACCGATCGAGTCCGACGACGCCGTCGACGCCGCCGAACGAGCGCTTGCGCTGTTCGAGCGGGAGACCGGGGGCGCCTGGACCGACCCGGACGGGGACGGAGTCGACGGGGCGGCACTGGACGGGGCCGACGAGGAGACCAGAGAGCGCCTCCGGGAGCTGGGATACCTCGAGTAA
- a CDS encoding lysylphosphatidylglycerol synthase transmembrane domain-containing protein codes for MDGRDRRALLIGFSGAIALLVGLSLLVGVERVLESLASADPTLVVATLAFALCWLAAWSLMLRNVLATLGVGIPVGKSFLVYASAVFANNVTPFGQAGGEPVAALLISKVSAARYETGLAGIATVDVLNVVSSLAMILVGVGYYATTARVGERIETAVGSALVLIVAIGALMVLVWRYRDRIVERASGTTAFAIGYLPMEDTDPASVERDVAERLHRFFDRVERVATSRERLLVVLGLSLLGWLFQTAALLTAFAALGHAVPVYVALFVIPLGNLAGATPLPGGLGGIEAAFVALLVPTTGVAAPAVTAAVLIYRGTIYWLPVLIGGGSMAAFGVRTIA; via the coding sequence ATGGACGGCCGAGATCGGCGTGCGCTTCTCATCGGGTTCTCCGGGGCGATCGCGCTGCTGGTCGGGCTGTCGCTCCTCGTCGGCGTAGAACGAGTTCTCGAGTCGCTGGCCTCCGCCGATCCGACCCTCGTGGTCGCGACGCTCGCCTTCGCGCTGTGCTGGCTCGCCGCCTGGAGCCTGATGCTCCGGAACGTCCTCGCGACGCTGGGCGTGGGGATCCCCGTCGGCAAGTCGTTTCTCGTCTACGCCAGCGCCGTCTTCGCGAACAACGTCACCCCGTTCGGGCAGGCCGGCGGCGAGCCGGTCGCCGCGTTGCTCATCTCAAAGGTCTCGGCCGCCCGCTACGAGACGGGGCTCGCCGGGATCGCGACCGTCGACGTCCTCAACGTCGTCTCGTCGCTCGCGATGATCCTGGTCGGCGTCGGCTACTACGCGACGACCGCGCGAGTCGGCGAACGGATCGAGACCGCGGTCGGTTCGGCGCTCGTCCTGATCGTCGCGATCGGCGCCCTCATGGTGCTCGTGTGGCGGTATCGGGACCGGATCGTCGAACGGGCCTCCGGCACGACCGCGTTCGCCATAGGCTACCTCCCGATGGAGGACACCGATCCCGCCAGCGTCGAGAGGGACGTCGCCGAGCGGCTACACCGCTTCTTCGATCGCGTCGAGCGGGTGGCGACCAGCCGGGAGCGGCTCCTGGTCGTGCTCGGACTGTCGCTGCTGGGCTGGCTCTTCCAGACGGCGGCGCTGCTCACGGCGTTCGCCGCGCTGGGACACGCCGTTCCGGTCTACGTCGCGCTGTTCGTGATCCCGCTCGGGAACCTCGCCGGGGCGACGCCGCTGCCGGGCGGACTCGGCGGGATCGAGGCCGCGTTCGTCGCGCTCCTCGTCCCGACGACGGGGGTCGCCGCGCCCGCCGTCACCGCGGCCGTCCTGATCTATCGAGGGACGATCTACTGGCTCCCGGTGCTGATCGGGGGCGGATCGATGGCGGCGTTCGGCGTTCGAACGATCGCGTGA
- a CDS encoding DedA family protein yields the protein MQPMQLEQTPAWLESMLTSELAFAVLLAISVLEGAMLLRFMPSELVAPSALALIGSSASDVVVVIAVTVIGTTLGQFLLFRLVRRGGRNYVLRKRWFPVNESRLDRVDGWFERWGVVAIPASNTMLFVRGLLTIPAGLSDMDGRTFVVLSALGSLSFQSIISAVYLLGGRLLV from the coding sequence ATGCAGCCGATGCAGCTCGAGCAGACGCCCGCGTGGCTCGAGTCGATGCTCACCTCCGAGCTCGCCTTCGCCGTGTTGCTCGCCATCAGCGTTCTGGAGGGGGCGATGCTCCTCCGGTTCATGCCGAGCGAGCTCGTCGCCCCGAGCGCGCTGGCGCTCATCGGATCGTCGGCCTCCGACGTGGTCGTGGTCATCGCCGTCACCGTGATCGGGACGACCCTCGGCCAGTTCCTCCTGTTTCGGCTGGTCCGCCGGGGCGGCCGGAACTACGTCCTTCGCAAGCGCTGGTTTCCGGTGAACGAGTCGAGACTCGATCGGGTCGACGGCTGGTTCGAACGCTGGGGGGTCGTCGCGATCCCGGCGAGCAACACGATGCTCTTCGTTCGGGGACTCCTCACGATCCCCGCCGGGCTCTCGGACATGGACGGTCGAACGTTCGTCGTCCTCTCAGCGCTGGGATCGCTCTCATTTCAGTCGATCATCTCCGCGGTGTACCTCCTCGGCGGCCGCCTCCTCGTCTAG
- a CDS encoding arylsulfotransferase family protein, whose amino-acid sequence MDQPSRAARRTRSLITRNRLRLVFVVIVVLSAAVVVHGASGGGLSTATEEDVPRAEPSDGHTVVTESGRAGTITAYAPDGSVLYYDNSHTKYFDVDPVEGEELTVEYAATDTIHSEGPTCEAPPCTRNVIERTDLSTGETEVIYERYDHREIAAEWHDVDRIDDERVLVADIVADQVFVVNTETEVVEWLWDAQSEFPVEGGGPYPSDWAHINDVEYIEEGELAGHVMVSLRNQDQVVFVDPETGMNDEWTLGAEDDYDVMYEQHNPDYIPESEGGPAVVVSDSENGRVQEFQREDGEWTRSWEWSDERMQWPRDADRLPSGNTLVTDTHGNRVMEVTPDGEIEWEVESTLPYEAERLETGDESTDGQSARELGLESRVAEDDGESESGFDVLGGLADVVESIVPHRLYNGLLFVSPVWMGRSEFAAVAVIVLTGLSWTGIELAWRLRDSGVRIRSPVYRDDSEE is encoded by the coding sequence ATGGACCAGCCGTCTCGCGCCGCCCGCCGAACGCGGTCGTTGATCACGCGCAACCGACTCCGCCTGGTCTTCGTAGTGATCGTCGTCCTCTCGGCGGCCGTCGTCGTCCACGGGGCGTCCGGCGGCGGCCTCTCGACGGCGACCGAGGAGGACGTTCCGCGTGCGGAACCGAGCGACGGCCACACGGTCGTTACCGAGTCGGGGCGCGCCGGGACGATCACCGCCTACGCTCCCGACGGAAGCGTCCTCTACTACGACAACTCGCACACCAAGTACTTCGACGTCGACCCGGTCGAGGGCGAGGAGCTGACCGTCGAGTACGCGGCGACCGACACCATCCACTCGGAGGGCCCGACCTGCGAGGCTCCGCCCTGTACCCGGAACGTGATCGAACGCACGGATCTCTCGACGGGAGAGACCGAGGTGATCTACGAACGCTACGACCACCGAGAGATCGCCGCCGAGTGGCACGACGTCGACCGTATCGACGACGAGCGCGTCCTGGTCGCCGACATCGTCGCGGATCAGGTGTTCGTCGTGAACACCGAGACGGAGGTCGTCGAGTGGCTCTGGGACGCCCAGAGCGAGTTCCCCGTCGAGGGAGGCGGTCCCTACCCGTCCGACTGGGCGCACATCAACGACGTCGAGTACATCGAGGAGGGCGAGCTTGCAGGCCACGTCATGGTCAGCCTCCGCAACCAGGACCAGGTCGTGTTCGTCGATCCCGAGACGGGGATGAACGACGAGTGGACGCTCGGCGCCGAGGACGACTACGACGTGATGTACGAGCAGCACAACCCGGACTACATCCCCGAGTCCGAGGGCGGGCCGGCGGTCGTCGTCTCCGACTCCGAGAACGGGCGCGTCCAGGAGTTCCAGCGCGAGGACGGCGAGTGGACCCGGAGCTGGGAGTGGTCCGACGAGCGGATGCAGTGGCCTCGAGACGCCGACCGACTCCCCAGCGGCAACACGCTCGTCACCGATACCCACGGCAACCGCGTCATGGAGGTGACGCCCGACGGCGAGATCGAGTGGGAGGTCGAGTCGACGCTCCCCTACGAGGCCGAGCGCCTCGAGACCGGCGACGAGAGTACCGACGGGCAGAGCGCGCGCGAACTCGGACTCGAGTCACGGGTCGCCGAGGACGACGGCGAGAGCGAGAGCGGGTTCGACGTGCTCGGCGGCCTCGCCGACGTCGTCGAGTCGATCGTCCCACACCGCCTCTACAACGGGCTCCTCTTCGTCAGCCCGGTGTGGATGGGACGCTCCGAGTTCGCCGCCGTCGCCGTGATCGTCCTGACGGGGCTCTCGTGGACGGGGATCGAACTCGCGTGGCGTCTCCGCGACTCGGGCGTCCGGATCAGGTCCCCGGTGTATCGTGACGACTCGGAGGAGTAG
- a CDS encoding carboxypeptidase-like regulatory domain-containing protein: MVTRERLLAITLTLIMVTAAGCAGWGTDSPADDQDQGNGDELEDADGEGQADGGNGSDGSSGGATASDGDGSRDSSSSDTGTDSGDTEANTDTTDEGSDAASGGEDESANETGSTEDGDSDSSTDTDGDSDSGDSDSGTGDGDTDQGNEYEDTVEETERTLKVTVVDEDGDPIEGASVHATGPVLSNGVAHEPAGETNVDGIATLTAYDGEYGVEAQHDGTTTDEKTVIVDGDTEATITIDTSPDEDSGKETHPLTVTVLNPDGDPVEGLSVDLTTYNEGEPVATATTDENGQVTFEVEPGDYELVPDVSDSEYTDNGTHPVAVTEDTEYTMKLVSPPGDDGGDGDAGDDDAPYGTLTATVEDSDGETVEGVEVIGIGPEGEIHSATTDANGQATFDLSDGKYTYYVSTDGTEYADSSEEEITMDGSDQSITLTVQADNDDETNTLTVNLANDDVDGVEIEVWRAVSGDGDSNRVTKESENGQATFEREPGHYYADAEGYVGTLAPVDVTKDIEITLQNESGATVPVKVTDAETGDPIAGAEIGGICHLNYSTGEVPITGTTDEDGVAQAHADVTPAWCTGVRISADGYEDAHADINVPTEETVTVELTPEQDGGEEQYRLGVNALGHENTGSKGITVVVQDEETTMTVAIERGATLEKESNIVEVTAMTAVARDSRTSLAAVVT; the protein is encoded by the coding sequence ATGGTAACGCGTGAGCGGCTCCTGGCGATCACCCTTACCCTGATCATGGTCACGGCCGCGGGCTGTGCGGGCTGGGGCACCGACAGTCCGGCGGATGATCAGGATCAGGGCAACGGTGACGAGTTAGAGGATGCGGATGGGGAGGGACAGGCCGATGGAGGGAACGGGAGTGACGGTTCCAGTGGTGGCGCTACCGCTAGCGATGGAGATGGTTCCCGGGATTCGAGTTCGAGCGATACGGGCACCGATTCTGGAGATACCGAGGCGAACACCGACACTACTGACGAGGGTTCTGACGCGGCCAGCGGAGGGGAGGATGAGAGCGCTAATGAAACCGGTTCAACGGAGGACGGTGACTCTGATTCCAGCACCGATACGGACGGCGATAGCGATAGCGGCGACAGCGACAGTGGCACCGGAGACGGGGACACCGACCAGGGCAACGAGTACGAGGACACCGTTGAAGAGACCGAGCGCACGCTGAAGGTAACGGTCGTCGACGAAGACGGCGACCCGATTGAAGGCGCGTCGGTCCACGCAACCGGGCCGGTCCTCTCGAACGGCGTCGCTCACGAACCGGCCGGCGAAACGAACGTTGACGGCATCGCCACGCTGACGGCCTACGACGGCGAGTATGGCGTAGAAGCCCAGCATGACGGCACCACGACGGACGAGAAGACGGTCATCGTCGACGGCGATACGGAGGCGACGATCACGATCGATACGAGTCCCGACGAGGATTCCGGCAAGGAGACCCACCCGCTGACGGTTACGGTCCTGAACCCCGATGGCGACCCGGTCGAGGGGCTGTCCGTCGATCTCACCACCTACAATGAGGGCGAGCCAGTCGCGACAGCGACGACCGACGAGAACGGGCAGGTGACGTTCGAGGTCGAGCCGGGTGACTACGAGCTCGTCCCTGACGTCTCGGACTCCGAGTATACGGACAACGGTACCCATCCCGTCGCCGTCACTGAGGATACGGAGTATACGATGAAGCTCGTATCACCGCCGGGCGACGACGGCGGTGACGGTGACGCCGGCGACGATGACGCACCCTACGGCACGCTGACAGCCACGGTCGAGGACAGCGACGGCGAGACCGTCGAGGGCGTCGAAGTCATCGGGATCGGCCCGGAGGGTGAAATCCACTCCGCCACCACTGACGCGAACGGCCAGGCGACGTTCGATCTGAGCGACGGGAAGTACACGTACTACGTCTCCACGGACGGTACCGAATACGCCGACTCATCCGAGGAGGAGATCACCATGGACGGCAGCGATCAGTCGATCACGCTGACCGTCCAGGCCGACAACGATGACGAGACGAACACGTTGACGGTCAACCTCGCGAATGATGACGTAGACGGCGTCGAGATCGAAGTATGGCGCGCGGTATCGGGCGACGGGGATTCCAACCGCGTGACGAAGGAAAGCGAGAACGGTCAGGCGACGTTCGAGCGTGAACCCGGCCATTACTACGCCGATGCTGAGGGCTACGTCGGGACGCTGGCCCCGGTCGACGTGACGAAAGATATTGAAATCACACTGCAAAACGAGTCCGGTGCGACCGTTCCGGTCAAAGTCACTGATGCGGAGACCGGCGATCCGATCGCGGGCGCCGAGATCGGCGGAATCTGCCACCTGAACTACAGCACTGGAGAAGTACCCATTACCGGCACGACCGACGAGGACGGTGTCGCCCAGGCCCACGCTGACGTGACGCCCGCCTGGTGCACTGGCGTCCGGATCTCAGCGGACGGCTACGAGGACGCCCACGCGGATATCAACGTTCCCACGGAGGAGACCGTCACCGTCGAACTGACGCCCGAGCAGGACGGTGGCGAAGAACAGTACCGACTGGGCGTAAACGCGCTCGGCCACGAGAATACGGGTAGCAAAGGGATCACGGTAGTCGTGCAGGATGAGGAAACGACGATGACGGTCGCCATTGAGAGAGGTGCGACGCTCGAGAAGGAGAGCAACATCGTCGAGGTGACTGCGATGACGGCGGTCGCACGGGACTCGCGGACGAGCCTCGCTGCGGTCGTGACCTGA